In one window of bacterium DNA:
- the rbfA gene encoding 30S ribosome-binding factor RbfA translates to MKERRQKKLEHLVRKEVEEIIRRHISDPDIGFFTITYVDITSDLKYAKIGVSIMGSDEEKNRSLNGLIHSTPYIQHKLATQLVIKRAPKIEFVYDERKEFRIEELLAEIRREQDEKDSEGTD, encoded by the coding sequence ATTAAAGAGAGAAGACAGAAGAAACTGGAACACCTTGTAAGGAAAGAGGTGGAGGAAATTATAAGGCGGCACATATCAGACCCTGATATTGGATTTTTCACCATTACATATGTTGATATTACATCTGATTTAAAGTATGCAAAGATAGGGGTGAGTATAATGGGCAGTGATGAGGAGAAGAACCGTTCATTAAACGGGCTTATCCATTCCACCCCTTATATCCAGCATAAACTTGCAACTCAACTTGTAATAAAACGTGCTCCAAAGATAGAGTTTGTATATGATGAGAGAAAAGAGTTCAGGATTGAAGAATTACTGGCAGAGATAAGAAGGGAACAGGATGAAAAAGACAGCGAAGGAACGGATTAA
- a CDS encoding DNA translocase FtsK: MEQIEKKTLERWIEGFIIFAVSIYLFFCLISFSPFDPTFGFARTGSPVNTSVENFGGKFGSYLTGLLFYLFGQVSYLFVILLLLLGYNIVWGEKLGLWRKIISSLGLILTLSIFLSVRNGYSASGGILGLLIGPPLQDYFGKNGIYMILILTGLGSLYAGYKIFIAPFKEIFDYYREVRRERIPIPEPLPEEKEERKPRERKTRKPVVVEKVVEEVENKKVDVAVKEEKEKSPPPAKTPSRPVRIGDYKLPPLDLLKSATPAQQETEEDLERYAQVIEETLLEFGIEGEVVEINQGPRVTMYEVQLAPGIPIQKVHSIQDNIAMNLKTTTIRVVAPLPNKSTVGIEVPNREISIVALREILSSKEFQKSSSKLTIAIGKNIMGKPVITDMKLLPHILIAGATGSGKTVCINSFITSILFKAGPDEVKFIMIDPKMVELICYNGLPHLLCPVIVDIKDAVNTLKWLIGEMTRRYKLFSDVRVRNIEIYNSLKDVDQLPYIVVVIDELADLMMIARNEIENSIIRLAQLSRAAGIHLILATQRPSVNVITGVIKANLPSRISFQVTSKFDSRTILDRIGAEKLLGRGDLLFIPPGSSSLMRIQGCLVSDEEIERVCNFIKAQKTPEYQMEIVEGKHGEEQTEIPSLSISGESDEESLYQEAKRIVLTTKIASISMLQRRLKIGFNKAARFIERMEEEGIVGPYREGKPRRVIVPGELDEGEYTDK; encoded by the coding sequence ATGGAACAGATAGAAAAAAAGACACTTGAGCGGTGGATAGAAGGATTTATTATCTTTGCGGTATCTATATACCTTTTCTTCTGCTTGATTTCTTTTTCTCCCTTTGACCCTACATTTGGTTTTGCCAGAACTGGTTCTCCTGTAAATACATCTGTGGAGAACTTTGGAGGTAAATTTGGTTCATATCTTACAGGACTGCTCTTTTATCTCTTCGGGCAGGTATCCTACCTCTTTGTCATATTACTGCTTCTTCTCGGATATAATATCGTATGGGGAGAAAAACTCGGACTGTGGAGAAAAATTATAAGCAGTTTAGGTTTAATCCTAACCCTTTCTATCTTTCTGTCTGTCCGTAATGGATACAGTGCATCTGGAGGGATATTAGGGCTTTTAATTGGACCTCCTTTACAGGACTATTTCGGTAAAAATGGTATATATATGATACTCATCCTTACCGGATTGGGTTCTTTATATGCCGGGTATAAGATATTTATTGCTCCCTTCAAAGAGATATTTGACTATTACCGTGAAGTCCGCAGAGAAAGGATACCTATACCAGAACCATTACCTGAAGAAAAAGAAGAAAGAAAACCGAGAGAGAGAAAGACGAGGAAACCGGTTGTGGTTGAAAAAGTAGTTGAAGAAGTAGAAAATAAGAAGGTAGATGTTGCAGTTAAAGAGGAAAAAGAGAAATCCCCTCCCCCTGCAAAAACACCATCCAGACCTGTCAGGATAGGTGATTACAAACTTCCACCACTTGACCTTCTAAAATCAGCGACACCTGCTCAGCAGGAAACAGAAGAAGACCTTGAAAGATATGCCCAGGTAATAGAGGAGACATTACTGGAGTTTGGTATAGAAGGAGAGGTAGTGGAAATCAATCAGGGTCCGAGGGTTACTATGTATGAGGTACAGTTAGCACCTGGTATTCCCATACAGAAGGTTCATAGTATACAGGATAATATCGCTATGAACCTTAAAACCACCACAATAAGGGTTGTGGCACCTTTGCCCAATAAGTCCACCGTAGGAATAGAGGTCCCTAATAGAGAGATTTCTATTGTCGCACTGAGAGAGATACTGTCAAGTAAGGAATTCCAGAAAAGTTCATCCAAACTTACAATTGCTATAGGAAAGAACATTATGGGGAAGCCCGTTATTACCGATATGAAACTTCTTCCTCATATACTTATAGCAGGAGCGACTGGTTCTGGAAAAACTGTATGTATAAACTCTTTTATAACATCTATACTCTTTAAGGCAGGTCCGGATGAAGTAAAATTTATAATGATAGACCCGAAGATGGTAGAACTTATCTGTTATAACGGACTTCCTCATCTTCTCTGTCCTGTCATTGTAGATATTAAAGATGCGGTTAATACACTTAAGTGGCTTATCGGAGAGATGACCAGAAGGTATAAACTTTTTTCAGATGTCAGAGTCCGTAATATAGAGATATATAACAGTTTGAAAGATGTAGACCAACTTCCATATATAGTGGTTGTGATAGATGAACTCGCTGACCTTATGATGATAGCGAGAAATGAAATAGAAAACAGTATTATACGACTGGCACAATTATCAAGAGCTGCAGGTATTCATCTTATACTGGCAACACAGAGACCTTCTGTAAATGTTATTACAGGTGTTATTAAAGCAAATCTTCCCTCCAGAATCTCTTTCCAGGTTACTTCAAAATTTGATTCACGGACAATTCTTGACAGGATAGGTGCAGAGAAACTTCTCGGTAGAGGAGACCTGCTCTTTATTCCACCCGGTAGTTCATCCCTTATGAGAATCCAAGGATGTCTGGTAAGTGATGAGGAGATTGAGCGAGTATGTAATTTTATAAAGGCACAGAAGACCCCTGAATACCAGATGGAAATTGTGGAAGGGAAACATGGAGAGGAACAGACAGAAATTCCATCCCTTTCAATTTCAGGAGAAAGCGATGAAGAATCCCTATATCAGGAAGCAAAAAGGATTGTCCTTACAACAAAAATTGCTTCTATCTCAATGTTACAGAGAAGGTTGAAAATCGGTTTTAACAAAGCAGCGAGGTTTATTGAGAGGATGGAAGAGGAAGGTATCGTCGGTCCTTACAGGGAAGGTAAACCGAGAAGGGTAATTGTCCCTGGAGAACTTGATGAGGGAGAATATACCGATAAATGA
- a CDS encoding helix-turn-helix domain-containing protein, producing MRENIPINEVIREKRIKEGIKLEEVFDETHIPIKFLRMIEDGNWEKFPSQLHMKGFIRLYGKYMDIPAAVIEEGINKITETKRDNEQQKDNQDKEEISEEKRELAEIPARYLCLLFFLIILFVFIYFLTLYFLPE from the coding sequence ATGAGGGAGAATATACCGATAAATGAAGTCATTAGAGAAAAACGGATAAAAGAAGGGATTAAACTGGAAGAGGTTTTTGATGAAACACACATCCCTATAAAATTTCTCCGTATGATAGAGGATGGCAACTGGGAAAAATTCCCAAGTCAGTTACATATGAAAGGGTTTATACGACTGTACGGTAAATATATGGATATTCCGGCAGCAGTAATTGAAGAAGGTATAAATAAAATAACTGAAACAAAAAGAGATAATGAACAGCAAAAAGATAACCAAGATAAAGAAGAAATCAGTGAAGAAAAGAGGGAACTTGCAGAAATTCCTGCCAGATATCTTTGTCTATTGTTTTTCCTTATCATCCTCTTTGTATTCATATATTTTTTAACACTCTATTTTCTACCAGAATGA